The Leeia aquatica DNA window CGGCATCGGTCGCCTCCTTCAGGGTGGCATACGGTGCGGCGGCCTTGGTGCCTTCTTTCAGCACCCAGTACAGGTTGGCAAAGTCCATATTACCCAACAGCATGCCAATCGGCGGCATGATCACGTCGTCCACCAGCGATTTGACGATGGCACCAAAGGCAGCACCAATGATGACGCCCACCGCCAGATCGACCACATTGCCCTTCATGGCAAACTCTTTGAACTCTTTCAACATCGGGTACCTCCTTCAATATGGGACACACAGCGTGTTGCATTATTCAAAGTTGCTGACCGACTGTACAGTCGGCAAAGGTTAAGGATGGTTACCGCTTCCGGGACGACAGGCGCCGGAGGTAGACCGTGATCTCTTCGCGGTCGTGATACAGCTGCCTTGCTTCGAGTTGATGCGGCACCCCGCTCAGGCGCTCCCGGATTTCGTCAAAGCAACGCTCCACTTCCGCCAGACGCTTTTTCATCGGCAGCTTGAGGTTGAAGATTGCTTCGCGCGCCAATCCGTCGGCCAGCCAGTCCGCCATCAGGCGCGCCACCCGCACCGGCTGCTCTACCATGTCGCACACCAGCCAGTCGACCGGCTGGTCAGGCCGGAAGCGGAAGCCATCCTGCCGGAAGTGTCGCACTTGCGGGTGACCTTGTACATTGCCTTTGAGTGGGCCATTGTCCACCGCCAGCACCTTGAGCCCCCGCGTAATTAATTGCCAGGTCCAGCCCCCGGGGGCCGCGCCCAGATCCACCGCACGCATGCTGCTTTTGAAACGCTGCTGTTCCTCTTCAGCGCTCATGAACACCTGGATGGCTTCTGCCAGTTTAAGGGTCGATCGGCTCGGTGCCTCAAACGGCATGCGCAGACGTGGAATGCCTTGCGGCCATTCGCTGCGGTTGCCTGGCATGGCCAGTGCCAGATGCACCTGGCCGTGGTTACGCCAGAACAGGACCAGCCGCACACCATCCTCCGGCCCCACCAGCACACCGGCCTGCTGCAGCGCAGGAGCCAGCTTGTCACCAAAACGGCGGCAGAACCCGGACAACTCTTTGGCTTCGTTGGTGTCTGCCGTCTCCAGCCAGACGGAGCCCACTTTGAGAGGCAAACCCTGCAGCGCCGTCAGCAAGGGGGTCAAACGGTCGCGCTCCGGCAGACCGGTCAATTCGCCCACCTCCAGCAGCAGCTGCCGCGCAAAGATCAGGTCGGCCCATTGTACCTGTTGCAAACGGCGGTCCGGACGCACACTGCACAGCCGCACAAAACCACTGCCCGCCTCCGCCTCTACACTCA harbors:
- the rlmM gene encoding 23S rRNA (cytidine(2498)-2'-O)-methyltransferase RlmM, which codes for MRRTVSLSSELPITGLLAYCRAGFEAECGEELLQAGLKLGCQVSVEAEAGSGFVRLCSVRPDRRLQQVQWADLIFARQLLLEVGELTGLPERDRLTPLLTALQGLPLKVGSVWLETADTNEAKELSGFCRRFGDKLAPALQQAGVLVGPEDGVRLVLFWRNHGQVHLALAMPGNRSEWPQGIPRLRMPFEAPSRSTLKLAEAIQVFMSAEEEQQRFKSSMRAVDLGAAPGGWTWQLITRGLKVLAVDNGPLKGNVQGHPQVRHFRQDGFRFRPDQPVDWLVCDMVEQPVRVARLMADWLADGLAREAIFNLKLPMKKRLAEVERCFDEIRERLSGVPHQLEARQLYHDREEITVYLRRLSSRKR
- the mscL gene encoding large conductance mechanosensitive channel protein MscL, which encodes MLKEFKEFAMKGNVVDLAVGVIIGAAFGAIVKSLVDDVIMPPIGMLLGNMDFANLYWVLKEGTKAAAPYATLKEATDAGAVVLRYGAFINTIVNFLIVAFSVFLVIKQLNRFKKAEVAAPAAPAEPSEEVLLLREIRDNLKR